The DNA sequence GTGCGCCGGAGCATATCGTTGACGGGGCCCGTCTCACCGCCCGGCCCGAACTTGAGGATCTCGCGAAAGTACTCCTGCTTGAGGACCCAGCTCATCAGCGTGCCCCACTTGGCACCCCAGTTCTGGTACTCAGGGTCTTCCCAATGCTCGACGGACATGCCTACGGGTGCCATGTAGCCGTCGAGACTTAGGCCGATGTTCACGAATACCGTGCTCATGACTCCTCTTTCGCGGTTCTTGGGGTCGGTTCAGCGAGTACCCAACGTGGCGGCGGCTTGGCCTACGACCCCCGGACCCATCACCGTCCGCCCGGAAGTTCAGAGCCTTCGACCCGGTAGGCTACCACGTACTCCACGCCTACCTGGTCACGCTCCACTCCGACGACGTGACGCGGGCCCACCTGCATCACTTCGAGTCCAGGGGGCGTGGTGATCCTGGCCAGCACACGCCCCGTCGCGTCATGGACCGTCCACCGCTGGCTCTCCTCGGCCTCCCACTCCTGCCGATAGTCACGCACCCAGACTCGACGAGCCACCGCATCCGTGAGCATCCGGTCGAACGGCGACGTACTTCGCTCCTCCGGCACGACACCGAGCAGGCCCGCCGCGCCAGCGCGGGCCAGCCTCTCGGGTACCCCTCTCGCCATCGCCAACGCGGCGGCGCCAGCCTCGTACTCCCCCTTCAGGGCCAGCGACAGGGGCCCCCGCATCACATCCGTGCGGCGGACGGTCCGGTGCCGAGAGCCGTCAAGGCCGAGGAATACCAGTTCGAGGCCACCGTCCTCGACCATCACGACCTGATCCGCCACTGCGCCGACCAGCGTGGCGCTCCCGAACGGCAAACCGAACTGCCGCGTGGCGGTCGGCCTTCCCTCCACGTACGACACCCAGGTCACGGCGTCTCGGCCCGGAGCGTAGAGGACCGTATCCACGGCCGCCCGGAGCGTGTCGACGACCAGGACCGCGACCGAGTCGCGGGTGAGGTTGTATTCCAGACCGCCCAGGTTGACTACCGGCCGCTCCTCCGCGACCACCAGGCGGCCACCATCCATCGGCGCCAGGCTCACCGCTCCCACCAGATCCATGCGCAGCGTACGCCGGGCCGAGCCCTCCGCTCCGAACCAGGTCAACCGCTGGTTTTGGGGGTCGTAGAGGACTACCGCATCCTCAGGTGTCACCGCTCCACTGGTGACCCACAGGAGTTCACCAGGGCCCTCACCGGCG is a window from the Gemmatimonadota bacterium genome containing:
- a CDS encoding 6-bladed beta-propeller translates to MSAVPVVRIGAVNGPTEYELSRVAYAARLSDGRIVVVDGGSSEVRWFSADGRFALRAGGAGEGPGELLWVTSGAVTPEDAVVLYDPQNQRLTWFGAEGSARRTLRMDLVGAVSLAPMDGGRLVVAEERPVVNLGGLEYNLTRDSVAVLVVDTLRAAVDTVLYAPGRDAVTWVSYVEGRPTATRQFGLPFGSATLVGAVADQVVMVEDGGLELVFLGLDGSRHRTVRRTDVMRGPLSLALKGEYEAGAAALAMARGVPERLARAGAAGLLGVVPEERSTSPFDRMLTDAVARRVWVRDYRQEWEAEESQRWTVHDATGRVLARITTPPGLEVMQVGPRHVVGVERDQVGVEYVVAYRVEGSELPGGR